TGCCCACTACAGGGGCGTTCCCTGCCCACTACAGGGGCGTTCCCTGCCCACTACAGGGGGCGTTCCCTGCCCACTACAGGGGCGTTCCCTGCCCACTACAGGGGCGTTCCCTGCCCACTACAGGGGCGTTCCCTGCCCACTACAGGGGCGTTCCCTGCCCACTACAGGGGCGTTCCCTGCCCACTACAGGGGCGTTCCCTGCCCACTACAGGGGGGCGTTCCCTGCCCACTACAGGGGCGTTCCCTGCCCACTACAGGGGCGTTCCCTGCCCACTACAGGGACACTCCCCCCTGCCCACTACAGGGACACTCCCCCCTGCCCACTACAGGGACACTCCCCCCTGCCCACTACAGGGACACTCCCCCCTGACCACTACAGGGACACTCCCCCCTGCCCACTACAGGAGCAGCAATAATTCTCGCTAACAATAGCGGTGTCCCCTCCCAATACACAAAGAGTGGTCCGCCCCGTCCACGAACTACGAGTGCCTGCTAAACAACCTACTTGACGTCACAGATGATGGTCGACGTCAAGGACTTCAAGCCTGAGGACATCAACGTGAAGATCGTGGACgacacggtggtggtggagggcaagaTAGAGAAGAAAGAAGGGAACGCCGTGTCGACGCAGATGTTTACTCGGAGATTCATTCTCCCGCCTTCCATTAACCTCAACGGTGTGTCTTCGGCCCTCTCTCGCGACGGTGTCCTCACCATCAACGCCCCCAAGCTGGTGAGTGGCTCTGGTGGTTCCTGGATGGTGAGTGGCTCTGGTGGTTCCTGGATGGTGAGTGGCTCTGGTGGTTCCTGGATGGTGAGTGGCTCTGGTGGTTCCTGGCTGGTGAGTGGCTCTTGGTCCTCACCATCAACGCCCCCAAGATGGTGAGTGCCTCTGGTGCCTGGATGGTGAGTGGCTCTGGTGGTTCCTGGATGGTGGTTCCTGGATGGTGAGTGCCTCTGGTTCCAGGATGGTGAGTGCCTCTGGTTCCAGGATAGTGAGTGCCTCTGGTTCCAGGATTGTGAGTGCCTCTGGTTCCAGGATGGTGAGTGCCTCTGGTTCCAGGATGGTGAGTGCCTCTGGTTCCTGGATGGTGGGTGCCTCTGGTGCCTGGATGGTGAGTGCCCCTGGTTCCTGGATGGTGAGTGCCTCTGGTTCCAGGATTGTGAGTGCCTCTGGTTCCAGGATGGTGAGTGCCTCTGGTTCCTGGATGGTGAGTGCCTCTGGTTCCAGGATTGTGAGTGCCTCTGGTTCCAGGATGGTGAGTGCCTCTGGTTCCAGGATGGTGAGTGCCTCTGGTTCCAGGATTGTGAGTGCCTCTGGTTCCAGGATGGTGAGTGCCTCTGGTTCCTGGATGGTGAGTGCCTCTGGTTCCTGGATGGTGAGTGCCTCTGGTTCCTGGATGGTGGGTGCCTCTGGTGCCTGGATGGTGAGTGCCCCTGGTTCCTGGATGGTGAGTGCCTCTGGTTCCAGGATGGTGAGTGCCTCTGGTTCCTGGATGGTGAGTGCCTCTGGTTCCTGCATGGTGAGTGCCTCTGGTTCCAGGATTGTGAGTGCCTCTGGTTCCAGGATGGTGAGTGCCTCTGGTTCCTGGATGGTGAGTGCCTCAGGTTCCAGGATTGTGAGTGCCTCTGGTTCCAGGATGGTGAGTGCCTCTGGTTCCAGGATGGTGAGTGCCTCTGGTTCCTGGATGGTGAGTGCCTCTGGTTCCAGGATGGTGAGTGCCTCTGGTTCCAGGATGGTGAGTGCCTCTGGTTCCAGGATGGTGAGTGCCCCTGGTTCCTGGATGGTGAGTGCCTCTGGTTCCAGGATGGTGAGTGCCTCTGGTGCCTGGATGGTGAGTGCCTCTGGTTCCAGGATGGTGAGTGCCTCTGGTTCCTGGATGGTGAGTGCCTCTGGTTCCAGGATGGTGAGTGCCTCTGGTGCCTGGATGGTGAGTGCCTCTGGTTCCAGGATGGTGAGTGCCTCTGGTTCCTGGATGGTGAGTGCCTCTGGTTCCAGGATGGTGAGTGCCTCTGGTGCCTGGATGGTGAGTGCCTCTGGTTCCAGGATGGTGAGTGCCTCTGGTTCCAGTGAACTTTGGTAAACGTttgtacaaattatatatattttttgcaatttctttaaataataataataataataatgaacaaatccacaaagcctgtgatgagagttcgaacctacgtacaggatgttcccagacgcgccttagtcaactgtaccaacTAGTGAGTGctactggccccccccccctacgaGGGTCCCGAAGCTTCTACTGAAGCCTAACCGGAGAGTCACACAATCTCCCCCCTGCACCCGGGCTTGCCTCTGCTGCCGCTCCGTCAGTACCCTTGAAGTAGGTCCTCGTGGAGGCACTAACACTACAGGGGTACAATTCTTTGACCATGTCGCGGGTACAGTTGACTAGCGCCCGTCTGGGAACATCCTgtgtgtaggttcgaaccctcatcaatgcccttgtggatttgttcatttgatatattatgttattgtgatttctgaatGTAATATAATGTCAAGTATTTGATGTTCAGTTTCTTTAAATAGCAGATTGTTTGCACCTTAAACCTTCTTAAAATAGTAAATTATTTTCACCTTAAAGCTTCTTAAAATAGTAAATTATTTTCACTTTAAAGCTTCTTAAAATAGTAAATTATTTTCACCTTAAACTGAGCAAAATATTCACCTGAATATTCAAAATATTCaatataaaatattttaatattattgaCAGTAATTCAATTTAGTTCTTCATAATTAATTGTATTTTTTGTTCTTTCCTCTGTAGAAGTAGACATCAGAATTAACGTGAATTTTTGTTTTGGTATTTAGTATTTAGATGACTATTAAGCTGTTGACTGTGTTCGCATTAGTTGTGCTAACCCGTCATGCGCAGTAGAGCTTCCTTTGTTTATGTTGagcatgtgtgtatgtgtcaggCGAGCCACGTGACCAGTCGTCAGCGAAATGTTCCCATCACCTCCGGCGCCAAGAACGGCTCAACCACCTTCACCAGCAGGCCGAGCGGCTTCACTCCGAGCACCTCGGACCAGCACACCGGGTCAGACAAGCGctacctctcccacactcccctgcACGAGAATGCTGCCAAGGGCGCCGCCCACACGCCCCTCCACACTGAAGTCGTCGAGCACTCCTCGCGCGACCACTGGACCTCCTTCAACGACATGGTGGAGAAATCTCAGCGGGAAATGGAAGACATGATGCGTCGCCACTCGCTGAAATCCAGTGTGGAGCCGACGGCGTCAGTCTCCACCAGTCTAGACGTTTCTAAGCCATCTAGCGCCCTGGTTCGACCCCCTGCGGGAGTGTCCACGAGTCATGACGTGATCACCGCGGGAAAGAACGTGACGGAGCGCAAGGAGCAGCGCTGGGAGGACAAACCTGCGCCCGGCGTCACCCGTACCAACCGCATCCTGAACGAGAACACCGAGTTGAAGGGCGCTGATGGGTCTGTTGTGGGTAGCAAGAAGCGCTCGGAGCAGGAGAGTCACGCCGAGGGCTCCAACGAGCAGGTTCTCCCCGACGGCACCAAAAAGCGAACCTTCACTAAAAACTATGAGACCCGCAAGGTGTACAGCTTCAACACCAGCGACCCCAAGGCCTTGTGAGTGAGCCGGCCTGGACACGTAGAGAACTGGATACATACACGAACGACCCCAAGGCCTTGTGAGTGAGCCGGCCTAGACACGTAGAGAACTGGATACATACACGAACGACCCCAAGGCCTTGTGAGTGAGCCGGCCTAAACACGTAGAGAACTGGATACATACACGAACGACCCCAAGGCCTTGTGAGTGAGCCGGCCTAGACACGTAGAGAACTGGATACATACACGAACGACCCCAAGGCCTTGCCAGCAAGCCAGCCTGGACACGTAGAGAACTGGATAAATACATGTGTAGCGTCCATGATACATATGCTAGAGTCCGTGGCACTCTAGCAGGGCGTCAGCAGGACCAGACTAGGGCGTAGAGTGCGGCTGCTGACTCACGCTGACCAAGTTCACAGCTGACTGTCTCTCACTCCAAAACTACAACActaattttatttatttgatgCATTTTGAAATGTCTTACAGTTCTGCAAAGATTATATCCATATACGGTACGCTTTCAACATATTTGTACAAAACAATTGAGTGGGAAACATTGTAAATTGCTAATTTGCCCATTAACACATACatgtacattgtgtattaaatTCCAAacgttatttttatataaaataaaataccaTTTAAATCAGTTATGATATTTTTCTATATCCCTATATttcgggggacctgctgcctgggtaacagcttctcccccgtatcaacctaccctggctttgtgccctggagaggccactccagaccgacaaccagagcgcaactccatagtctcctgagactgatggatgactaCTACTACTCTATATTGTGAGGTGAAGGAGTGAGTGTCGCAGGTATAccgggcaggtgtggtggttctCACTCACATAATACAAAAGTACTGCTGAGGCCCTTACAGTGTGGACGTTGCAGGAACAGATAAAAAACACCACAAAAGTAATTTAAACACAATTTACTATAAGATTAATAAGGAAAATGACACTAGAGAACATTTAGAGAGGCAGGTGGAGTATCCATCGTATGTCTGGTGTTTGCTGTCATAGAGATGGACATCCAGTGTGTTGCAggcgatggttatcttgaggttatcttgagatgatttcggggctttttagtgtccccgcggcccggtcctcgaccaggcctccacccccaggaagcagcccgtgacagctgactaacacccaggtacctattttactgccaggtaacagggtgagtcacaataacgtggctaaagtatgttgaccacaccacacactagaaggtgacgggaccaccacgtttcggtccgtcctggaccattctcaagtcgactgtgagaatggtccaggacggaccgaaacgtcgtcgtcccttcaccttctagtgtgtggtctggtcaacaaccagTGTGATGGCACATGTGGGAGGAAGGGGGGCAGctgcactgctatgcaggggatttacGTGACTGTTCCTCCCTGAAGCCTCTTCCTATTACCTGAGATGTCGATATTGGAAGCGAGAGGTTCCACTTCATGGACACAGGATAGTGCATCTGCAACTATGTTGTCCGAGCCTTTGATGTTGAAGATCTTGAAGTTATAATTCTGTAGGAACAAGGCCCAACGGAGTATATGCTGGTTGGAGAATTGGGCTTCTTGCAGAAAACGAAGAGGAATAGAATAAATTGAGATGGGTTGGTGTCCTTGAGGATAAGTTCATATCACTGCAAGGACAGGATGTGGCTCCTTCTCTACagtgctaccttaccttgaggctaccttgaggtgcttccggggcttagtgtccccgcggcccggtcgtcgaccaggcctcctggttggtgtttGCTTTTACTGTTGTTTGTTGGTGAAGCTTCAGCTTGTAGCTGACTGGTAGGACTTCTCCCTCTcgctgctgcatcaggacactccCCAATACCGGTGCTACTGGCATCAACATTAAGGATGAAGGGTTGTTTCACATCTGACGAGGCCAGAATGGGATTAGTACACAACTAATTAAGCCTACTTCTCGACTTTACTTGTCGGTAATCTGTGTACAATCTTACCTTGCCAAGTGGTTTTGGGACCAGTATGCATGGTGAAGGCCAGGGAGACTCACATGGTGTAGCTAATCCATTACTGAGGCGGTACTGTACTTCGGGGAACATGGCTTCTCTCTTCTGTAGACTGATGCGGTAGTGAGGCTGACAGATGGGCAGCGTTTCAGGGAGCAGCTGGATGTCACGTTGCACTACGGTACATTCCTCAGGAGTATCTTTAAATAGCTGTTTATGGGTAGAGGTTAGTTTGATCATCAGAGCACTATCATCAGAATGTTGTAGGTATTTGGTGAGATCATTTAATATTTCCAGATTAGAGGTCACTGTATTTGGATTATCGTTACACTCAGACGGAGAGGTAGCAGGGTATGTGTCACTGTTGGAATACCTCTCTGTAAAAGTGGATACCGACAACAATACTGGAGatggattgttgaccagaccacacactagaaagcgaagggacgacgacgtttcggtccgtcctggaccattctcaagtcgattgtatcaAGTTTCCAGATCGTCTACATCTGGAGGTGGATTACCTTGATAGGTTTTAAGCAGGTTGACGTGGCAGAGTTGTGTCTTGAGACGCCGATCCGGAGTCTCTAGAATGTAattgttgttgttcttgcatTCTTTGATGCAATATGGTCCTGAAAATTTAGTAATGGAGAggttgggataggaaaatatgccaggaCGAAGTCTCCTATGTTAAACTTTCTTACTTTAGTGTTCTTGTCAAAGTGTGTTTTCGTCTTATGTTGGGAGGTCAGTAAATTAGCACTAGCAAACTTAAGCACTTGTTCAAGTTTATGTCTCAAGTTTTTAAGAAACTGAGATACATTAAGAGAATCACTAAAGGGGTTTGACGTTAAGGAATCTTTAAAGGCATTAAGAGGACCACAACACTTACGactgtagagcatctcataaggagatactccaagggactcattaggaagacttctgaaaatacacacaaGGAGATCTAATTGATTATCCCAATCTTGATCAGTACTATACAAATTTGTTTAACATTGACTTGATGGTTTGATGGCTACGTTCAAGAGATCCCTGTGAAGCAAGATGATAtggacttgaggttatcttgagatgattttggggctttagtgtccccgcggcccggtcctcgaccaggcctccacccccaggaagcagcccgtgacagctgactaactcccaggtacctatttactgctaggtaacaggggcattcagggtgaaagaaactttgcccatttgtttctgcctcgtgcgggaatcgaacccgcgccacagaattacgagtcctgcgcgctatccaccaggctacgaggccactcgTAGCCCTGGTGGACTCCTACGAGGACTATACAAGACTTGGATAATGTTAAATCCCTGAAGGGTTTCCTTAAACAACTGACTGGTGAAATTAGTTTCACAGTCACTTTGGATCTCCGAGAATCTATTCTGAGTGAAGAGCTTCAACAGATGCTTGACAACTGTAGCAGCCGTGATGGTCGTGACGGGGAACTGCTATTGGGaacctggtggttggacacataaTGGTGATGAAGCACATGTTGCCTGCGTGGGTTCTTGGTAAGGGCCCCACGCAGTCTATGATGAGCTTGGAAAATGGTTCTGAAGGCACAAGAATAGGGATAAGTGGTGCCTTTGGAATAGGAacattaggtttacctgccatttgACATGTATGACAAGTACAAACAAAGGTCTTTATATCTCGTGCCATGCCTGGCCAAAAGTAATCTTGTATTTGAGCATTATATAATGATGCCATAATGAGACATCGGGAGAAGAGCTAGAGATATAATCTCTTTTCTGGAACTACCAACTGATCCACATTAGCCCAATCATCCTCTTCCTTGAGTTTATTGAGTCTGAATTTACGGTACAATAGTGAGTTGATCCCCAATGTAAAACCCTAGGATGGCATCGGTCATAAATTGGTCTTGGAAAAACACAGGAGTTAAAGAATTGTAAGCTtgttgcaacttacggaactccaactggtTGAGATTAGGAGGGAGACCTCGcacgtcttgagggacagctgctgctgctacttgtgGTGGTTGAGCGGCTTGAGCACGGGTAGTCACTAGCACAGGCTGGGAGATGTCTGCTGATTCTTCTGTCACGGTTACCTCGTCTGCTGCTGCATACGTCATGACATGGTCTTCTCTCGTGGCTGAGTCACACACCTGTTGTTTGTCTCAGATGATCAAattcaacagtctccgtggtgtagtggtaagacactcgcctggtgttccgcgagcgctttgtcaggggttcgtatcctggccggggaggatttactgggcgcaattccttaactgtagcctctgtttaactcaacagtaaaatgtgtacttggttgtaacaacgattcttcgcggcggggatcgtattccagggacctgcccgaaacgctacgcgtactagtggctctacaagaatgtaacaactcttctatatatctcaaaaaaaaaaaaaaaaattggtgaaGTCTTGCTGGTTGGCCAAGTCGTTGCTCAGGAGAAGTTGAATTCCTGGCACGGAGAAATGCTTTTCTCAAATGGCGACTTTGACTTCTCCACTAATGAATGGACACTCCAGGTGGACTGTGGCGAGCGAGTAAGGTGTGGTAGCTGTCAGGTCGGTGATCAGGacggttttctttttttttttcttttttgagatatatagaagagttgttacattcttgtagagccactagtacgcgtagcgtttcgggcaggtccttaatcctatggtccctggaatacgatccccgccgcgaagaatccttgttacaaccaagtacacattttactgttgcgttaaacagaggctacagttaaggatttgggcgcagtaaatcctccccggccaggatacgaacccatgacatagcgctcgcggaacgccaggcgagtgtcttaccactacaccacggagactgttgaacCTCAAGTGTAGTTTCTCCAGTGTAGGTAACTTGAGGTGCAGCGGTTTTTAATAGAATACTCTACGGCGAAGCTGTGTCCCCTCAAGATGCATATTGGGCTCATTCCATCAGAATcttaaccgttggcagagacagttcctggATACACCTGTCTGTCTAATAAAGCAAGATCAGTAATTGGAACATTTACATGTAATACATGCTTAGTAGGCTTAGGAAGTTGAGGCTTAGTGAGTCAGCTAATTGTCGATTTGCATCGAGGATTTGGACATTGATCAATAAGGTGTCCATAAGCTTTACGGTAGCTGCAGTAAAGTGCATAGTTAATGTCTTTATGACTTACTTTAGATGAAGCATGACTGGACCAATATGGTTTACTGGAAGAGGAGTCAAAAGGTTTATGGATTAGACTAGGCACATTTATCAAGGTTTATCTCTTCCTTATCTGCAAGATATAGGCATATGGGGGGTTAGGTTTACGTCGCATTAATTCCTCCATCAATACAAGGTTCATTAATTCCCTATAGGTGGTGACCTGTACTGATTCTAGCCATCTCTTGAAGTACCTGGTTTTGGTCTGCACATACTCCAAGTAATTTTGTGTCTGAGTCTTGACATAGACCCCGAAACGTCGGCGATTACTCTCAGTGGAAAGTAGCTATGCATCAAGGACTTCTTGCTTGAGTACTCCATAGTCAGTCACGGTGGCAAGAGTAGTGAGGGGTCAAGGCTGATCTTCCTGTAAGGTGTGATCTGGGATCTGACCATTGGTGCCTAGGCCAGAGGGAATGGCCAAGGCCTCGAAAGAAACACAAAATGAATCCACTTCTGTCTCTACAAAAGGCGGCATCATTTTAATACACAGTTTGTTGTTCTTGAATCTGGAGTCGCTATTGTTCACGCGCACGTTCTAATTCAGCTGTTTGGTCGAAGATCCGGAATTGTTCTTGTTCACGTTGGAGTGCAGCTTCGTGTTCTTGGAGCCGGAGTTGTTCTTGTTCACGTTCACAGGCTATTGAACGTCTTTTCCTcttcagtgatgcttcaccactgatGCCACAGAGACACGTGTAGCTCCTCTACACTGCTTGAGGTCAACTCCTCACTATGGGGTTCTGCTCTACCGCAGAGTTCACCATACACTTCTTCTCCAGCCACGAAGTTCCTCCATCAACTTCTTCTCTAACTTCGAAGTTTCTCCACTAACTCCTTCCCAAACAAACCTGCAACTCTATtaccatgccaataaaaatgttttcttaacaaaacataattaaatgtattcacagaAAATATACTCCTCCATCCGACAGCCTTATGCCGGCACTATGGCTCCGCTGATGTGGGTCCTCCCC
This window of the Procambarus clarkii isolate CNS0578487 chromosome 46, FALCON_Pclarkii_2.0, whole genome shotgun sequence genome carries:
- the LOC123770555 gene encoding uncharacterized protein isoform X3; the encoded protein is MVGTKTTKTVTVQRRGTFGDDPFFKDSLQEWEEAMKKVVDRWDDAGTTTTTTTTTKPETRTVYRQIRSSNVTSDDTQAVSCTEEDDKYKMMVDVKDFKPEDINVKIVDDTVVVEGKIEKKEGNAVSTQMFTRRFILPPSINLNGVSSALSRDGVLTINAPKLASHVTSRQRNVPITSGAKNGSTTFTSRPSGFTPSTSDQHTGSDKRYLSHTPLHENAAKGAAHTPLHTEVVEHSSRDHWTSFNDMVEKSQREMEDMMRRHSLKSSVEPTASVSTSLDVSKPSSALVRPPAGVSTSHDVITAGKNVTERKEQRWEDKPAPGVTRTNRILNENTELKGADGSVVGSKKRSEQESHAEGSNEQVLPDGTKKRTFTKNYETRKVYSFNTSDPKAL
- the LOC123770555 gene encoding uncharacterized protein isoform X1, with amino-acid sequence MLAPVCGGGHLERLSLVTEAGRKSALARRCARPRRVLAGTNITFLLVGARGCVLQCLGGRRDKSAKMVGTKTTKTVTVQRRGTFGDDPFFKDSLQEWEEAMKKVVDRWDDAGTTTTTTTTTKPETRTVYRQIRSSNVTSDDTQAVSCTEEDDKYKMMVDVKDFKPEDINVKIVDDTVVVEGKIEKKEGNAVSTQMFTRRFILPPSINLNGVSSALSRDGVLTINAPKLASHVTSRQRNVPITSGAKNGSTTFTSRPSGFTPSTSDQHTGSDKRYLSHTPLHENAAKGAAHTPLHTEVVEHSSRDHWTSFNDMVEKSQREMEDMMRRHSLKSSVEPTASVSTSLDVSKPSSALVRPPAGVSTSHDVITAGKNVTERKEQRWEDKPAPGVTRTNRILNENTELKGADGSVVGSKKRSEQESHAEGSNEQVLPDGTKKRTFTKNYETRKVYSFNTSDPKAL
- the LOC123770555 gene encoding uncharacterized protein isoform X2, translated to MLAPVCGGGHLERLSLVTEAGRKSALARRCARPRRVLAGTNITFLLVGARGGGRRDKSAKMVGTKTTKTVTVQRRGTFGDDPFFKDSLQEWEEAMKKVVDRWDDAGTTTTTTTTTKPETRTVYRQIRSSNVTSDDTQAVSCTEEDDKYKMMVDVKDFKPEDINVKIVDDTVVVEGKIEKKEGNAVSTQMFTRRFILPPSINLNGVSSALSRDGVLTINAPKLASHVTSRQRNVPITSGAKNGSTTFTSRPSGFTPSTSDQHTGSDKRYLSHTPLHENAAKGAAHTPLHTEVVEHSSRDHWTSFNDMVEKSQREMEDMMRRHSLKSSVEPTASVSTSLDVSKPSSALVRPPAGVSTSHDVITAGKNVTERKEQRWEDKPAPGVTRTNRILNENTELKGADGSVVGSKKRSEQESHAEGSNEQVLPDGTKKRTFTKNYETRKVYSFNTSDPKAL